Proteins from a single region of Psychrobacter cryohalolentis K5:
- a CDS encoding cardiolipin synthase — protein MEAKTIEALSTTEQQVAAWSWTDFAGLGLIFHIILMIVMTLRIVSVQRNIGVAIAWIAVLFTLPVFGLIAYVLVGEPMIGRRYRQRMDQARLLMNEMAQRERLVFDEGQEVLPTHYRGVSHIGTRWTGFGVFSNHDMQLLTHANIIFKRLIDDINAAQRSILMEFYIIYPKGQVLDVIESLMAAAQRGVECHILIDSVGSFSFFNSKAHRKLEKAGVFVHQSLPVGLFKTLFKRSDLRNHRKIVVIDGYIGYIGSFNLVDPKFFKQNKDVGEWIDVAIRSVSDNDISIATAMAKVVVTDIGAENSDNLDALHQRVNSYTRKLYVRNPTINDINSRIKVLDDGIENVETPCTGAMSTVIPQMPVVKGVVAQLIPSAPQVTAHVIYNTLVTVLHRANHCICITTPYFVPDEALSGALVTAAKRGVKVTLIIPEKVDSFLVQHASQAYYQELLEAGVTIALFKGGLLHAKTVVIDDDYCIFGTVNIDMRSFYLNMEVSLAIYTPEMVAQVAACQDSYLQSCRFLTLDQWQRRHKAERLFDNVIRLFSPLL, from the coding sequence TTGGAGGCGAAAACAATAGAAGCTTTATCTACTACTGAGCAGCAAGTGGCAGCATGGTCTTGGACAGACTTTGCTGGGCTAGGTCTGATATTTCATATTATTCTTATGATTGTGATGACGTTGCGTATTGTCTCGGTACAGCGCAATATTGGGGTGGCAATTGCATGGATAGCGGTTTTGTTTACTTTGCCCGTATTTGGCTTGATTGCCTATGTGCTGGTTGGTGAGCCGATGATAGGTCGACGTTATCGCCAGCGAATGGATCAAGCGCGACTACTGATGAATGAGATGGCACAACGGGAGCGCTTGGTGTTTGATGAAGGGCAAGAGGTATTGCCGACTCATTACCGTGGGGTCAGTCATATCGGTACGCGCTGGACAGGGTTTGGGGTATTCTCAAACCATGATATGCAACTGTTGACACACGCCAATATTATTTTTAAACGTTTGATTGATGACATCAATGCCGCTCAGCGCAGTATCTTGATGGAGTTTTATATTATTTATCCTAAGGGGCAGGTGCTTGATGTTATAGAATCGTTAATGGCAGCCGCTCAACGCGGAGTTGAGTGTCATATTCTGATTGATAGTGTGGGGAGTTTTAGTTTTTTTAACAGTAAAGCCCATCGAAAATTAGAAAAAGCAGGCGTTTTTGTCCATCAGTCATTGCCAGTAGGGTTGTTTAAAACGTTATTTAAGCGTTCAGATTTGCGTAATCATCGTAAAATCGTAGTTATTGATGGTTATATCGGTTATATCGGTAGCTTTAATTTGGTTGATCCTAAGTTTTTTAAGCAGAATAAAGACGTCGGTGAATGGATTGATGTGGCGATACGCAGTGTCAGTGATAATGACATTAGCATTGCGACTGCAATGGCAAAAGTGGTGGTGACCGATATCGGGGCGGAAAACAGTGACAATCTAGATGCGCTGCATCAACGAGTCAACAGCTACACACGTAAGCTATATGTGCGCAATCCGACGATTAATGACATCAATAGTCGCATCAAAGTATTGGATGATGGGATAGAAAATGTAGAAACCCCCTGTACTGGTGCGATGTCGACAGTGATTCCGCAGATGCCGGTAGTAAAAGGCGTGGTCGCGCAGTTGATTCCTTCAGCGCCACAAGTGACCGCTCACGTTATTTATAATACCTTAGTAACCGTTTTACATCGTGCTAATCACTGTATTTGTATCACAACGCCGTACTTTGTACCGGATGAAGCTTTGTCAGGCGCGCTAGTGACGGCAGCCAAGCGCGGGGTCAAAGTTACGCTGATTATCCCTGAAAAGGTTGATTCATTCTTAGTTCAGCACGCCTCGCAAGCGTATTACCAAGAGTTGTTAGAAGCGGGTGTTACCATTGCTCTGTTTAAGGGTGGTCTGCTGCATGCCAAAACAGTAGTTATAGATGACGATTACTGTATATTTGGCACCGTCAATATCGATATGCGCAGCTTTTATCTGAACATGGAAGTCAGTTTGGCGATTTATACGCCTGAAATGGTCGCGCAAGTTGCTGCTTGTCAAGATTCGTATTTACAAAGCTGTCGTTTTTTAACCTTGGATCAGTGGCAACGGCGTCATAAGGCTGAACGCTTGTTTGATAATGTGATACGCTTATTTAGTCCATTATTGTAG
- a CDS encoding tetratricopeptide repeat protein: MSASPLTPLDYIAAGYWQDFLARRAVAGGIAYEVDLHHCGLDESLSSLQRIDTLLSQIRRDMVKTSIWDEATLLKDERYRNFMVFLAFYAGRVLAQQWQQSPRWFGQFELDARYPKLGLTTDDFYQHMAMFYGADTDVNTKDSSDKANTSLFFALEPIGMRLFGHIDRAFKSAQGGEVASGLYQAVSDRLPKSVNHQPHLVNTTIADKPNTQTANEKAFIEKVSPENSSTSFYSNSKSSIDMATNQLSYDKAGNVSSTAATTITSMPLAEDIEITNATAAPIVEPVKTTAVAKKPPTPEIFSQLLTELHEIEVTQTTGETEYEKACKVLDQFERHIAKQEKPRKQVVFSEAHLQAKQQALLGLEDAANAGNSAAMLRLAMYGLLGEGLIANEGADKVAGIEAGVEWVQQAASKNDSRAQRLLSKMYYQGVGVTQDLKVGKYWLEQAAENGHIEAASLVDQWQQAQTLINTQKQEQHSLKRYQLLFAVIIVIALLIIILV; encoded by the coding sequence ATGTCTGCATCGCCCTTAACGCCCCTTGATTATATTGCAGCAGGTTATTGGCAAGATTTTTTGGCAAGGCGTGCTGTCGCAGGCGGTATCGCTTACGAAGTGGATTTGCATCACTGTGGTTTGGATGAATCGCTGTCAAGCTTGCAGCGCATAGATACGCTACTGTCTCAGATACGCCGCGATATGGTCAAAACAAGCATTTGGGATGAAGCAACGTTATTAAAAGATGAGCGCTATCGTAACTTTATGGTGTTTTTGGCGTTTTATGCAGGACGAGTATTGGCGCAGCAATGGCAACAATCGCCGCGTTGGTTTGGTCAGTTTGAGCTAGATGCCCGCTATCCTAAGTTAGGACTGACGACCGATGATTTTTATCAGCATATGGCAATGTTTTATGGCGCTGATACTGATGTTAATACCAAAGATAGCAGTGATAAAGCTAATACCTCGCTTTTCTTTGCTTTAGAACCGATAGGGATGCGTTTATTTGGTCATATCGACCGCGCGTTTAAATCGGCGCAAGGTGGTGAAGTCGCTAGCGGCTTATACCAAGCCGTTAGTGACAGATTGCCAAAATCTGTAAATCATCAGCCTCATTTGGTTAATACGACCATAGCAGATAAACCAAACACTCAAACAGCAAATGAAAAGGCATTTATTGAGAAAGTAAGCCCTGAAAATAGTAGCACATCCTTTTATTCGAATAGTAAGTCGTCCATAGACATGGCGACAAATCAACTTTCATATGACAAAGCGGGTAATGTATCGTCTACAGCAGCTACTACAATTACATCAATGCCATTAGCAGAAGATATAGAAATAACAAACGCAACGGCAGCACCTATAGTAGAACCAGTAAAAACCACGGCAGTCGCAAAAAAACCACCCACGCCAGAGATTTTTAGCCAACTATTAACAGAGCTACATGAGATAGAAGTAACACAGACCACGGGCGAAACTGAATATGAGAAGGCGTGCAAGGTTTTAGATCAGTTTGAACGTCATATTGCCAAGCAAGAAAAACCCCGTAAGCAAGTCGTCTTTTCAGAGGCGCATCTGCAAGCAAAGCAGCAGGCCTTGTTGGGATTAGAAGACGCTGCAAATGCAGGAAACAGTGCTGCGATGTTGCGCTTGGCGATGTATGGGCTGCTCGGCGAAGGTCTGATAGCAAATGAAGGCGCTGATAAAGTCGCTGGTATAGAGGCTGGGGTTGAATGGGTGCAACAAGCGGCAAGTAAAAATGACAGTCGAGCCCAGCGCTTACTGAGTAAAATGTATTATCAAGGCGTAGGGGTTACGCAAGACCTTAAGGTCGGTAAATATTGGCTCGAGCAAGCGGCAGAAAATGGGCACATCGAAGCGGCAAGCTTAGTCGATCAGTGGCAACAAGCACAAACGTTAATCAACACCCAAAAGCAAGAGCAGCATAGCCTTAAGCGCTATCAGCTACTGTTTGCAGTCATTATCGTAATAGCCTTACTCATTATTATTTTGGTCTAA
- a CDS encoding 3-deoxy-D-manno-octulosonic acid transferase produces MPSSDTSKNLSIQAQPLQSHAVYKPPVYYQVGISLLKPLYRLQVWRRSHARDNYKQEVEQRFGKRYPAPPIATETYLPAADLNSSINVNKRNKTIWCHAVSLGETNTVAPLLDALLSRGYRIWLTNTTQTGFARGASRFAEDIAQGRLSHSYVPVDSPAVIERFLTHVQPVAALFVETELWANILTKLSEHHIPSILVNGRLSASSFKSYQKIGAVSTSMMKNLSLIIAQDNDSAKRFRQLGAHSAQIRVAGSLKWVINTPKLSNVYEPDDDMTIDVDIENSEQTELAKKTSVTASDLGVVNRPIWVAASTHGGEEDTVLSWQQQLLSNPALAEALLIIVPRHPERFDEVAALIQNSGLTMARRSAAEAIDITTQVYLADSMGELMNWYALADVALVGGSLVEVGGHNPVEPASVATPVLMGIHTQSCQSVVDKLASVGALYQPNNPFYQAIDHTNNHDEQANENQKFADDETLIYQQLKYWMSHLALAKQAGEAGAQMTDQQQAVLSRQLSMIEKVIEQHALQSVSQDLN; encoded by the coding sequence ATGCCATCTTCTGACACCTCAAAAAATCTTTCTATTCAGGCACAGCCTCTGCAAAGCCATGCGGTATATAAGCCACCTGTGTATTATCAAGTCGGCATAAGCTTATTAAAGCCGTTATATCGCCTGCAAGTATGGCGCCGCTCGCATGCGCGCGATAATTATAAGCAAGAAGTTGAACAGCGTTTTGGTAAGCGTTATCCTGCGCCTCCTATAGCCACAGAAACGTATCTGCCAGCTGCGGATTTAAACAGTAGCATCAATGTTAATAAGCGAAATAAAACCATCTGGTGCCACGCGGTCTCTTTGGGAGAAACCAATACCGTTGCGCCATTATTGGATGCACTATTGTCTCGTGGTTATCGGATATGGCTGACCAACACTACCCAGACTGGTTTTGCGCGCGGTGCCAGTCGATTTGCAGAAGACATTGCGCAAGGTCGATTGAGTCACAGTTATGTGCCGGTTGATAGTCCGGCGGTGATTGAGCGCTTTTTGACTCATGTACAACCTGTTGCTGCCTTATTTGTAGAAACAGAGCTATGGGCAAATATTTTAACCAAATTATCTGAGCATCATATCCCAAGTATTCTAGTCAATGGTCGACTATCAGCATCCTCTTTTAAAAGCTATCAAAAAATTGGCGCAGTCAGCACCAGCATGATGAAAAATTTGAGTTTAATCATTGCGCAGGATAATGACTCCGCCAAACGCTTTCGACAATTGGGTGCGCATAGCGCCCAAATCCGTGTGGCAGGCTCGCTAAAATGGGTCATTAATACGCCTAAATTGTCTAATGTATATGAGCCAGATGATGACATGACTATCGATGTCGATATTGAAAATAGCGAGCAGACAGAGTTAGCAAAAAAAACGAGTGTGACGGCGAGTGATTTGGGCGTGGTCAATCGCCCAATTTGGGTGGCAGCAAGCACTCATGGTGGTGAAGAGGATACGGTACTGTCATGGCAGCAGCAATTACTGTCAAACCCTGCATTGGCAGAGGCGCTACTTATTATCGTCCCACGCCATCCAGAGCGCTTTGATGAAGTGGCAGCACTGATTCAAAATTCAGGCTTGACCATGGCACGGCGCAGTGCAGCAGAAGCTATCGACATAACTACCCAAGTCTATCTGGCGGATAGCATGGGTGAGTTAATGAATTGGTATGCTCTTGCCGATGTGGCATTGGTTGGCGGCTCATTGGTCGAGGTGGGCGGACATAATCCAGTTGAGCCGGCAAGTGTGGCGACACCCGTGTTGATGGGTATCCATACGCAATCTTGCCAAAGCGTCGTGGATAAATTAGCAAGCGTAGGGGCGTTATATCAGCCAAACAACCCTTTTTATCAGGCGATTGATCATACTAATAATCATGATGAACAAGCGAACGAAAACCAAAAATTTGCCGATGATGAGACGCTGATTTATCAGCAGCTAAAATATTGGATGAGTCATTTAGCATTGGCTAAACAGGCAGGGGAGGCGGGCGCGCAGATGACCGATCAGCAGCAAGCAGTATTGAGTCGTCAATTATCGATGATAGAAAAAGTCATCGAGCAGCATGCTCTTCAAAGTGTTAGCCAAGATTTAAATTAA